The Scleropages formosus chromosome 3, fSclFor1.1, whole genome shotgun sequence genome contains the following window.
GCTGCTGCTTTCGAGGACCCTCAGAGGTCATGAACTTTGAAGGTTTTTTACTCAGGATAAGAtttggtgttggggggggtgttaGTGAGCCACAAAGGAAGCTGGGGGTCGCTTCGAAAGCTTACAAGAGGGATTTTACACTGATAACACTGAGCTGCCATGTGTTCTTGAATCCTGCTGACTGTCTGCCATGCTAAATTGCTCTACAGCTTTCCTAGGTAACACCACCCCCACTTCTCTTCCTTAGGGCAACTTCACCATAGTCATGTGGTGTCCTAAGATTTGCTGCACGTTTTCATTGCATTCGCCTGTGATTTGTCTAAGTAGTGTTTTTCTACTTCCTGGTGGCTGCATGGTCAGTGTAAAATACTGCAATAAGATATCAGCAAAACTATAGTCAATGGTTTATTAATTGAGAAATGCAACAAAGGACAACATGTTTGAAGAAAATTATAGACAAGAAGGTCTTCGGCCTGATTTTAAAGGTACTTAGAAAAGGAGAATCTCTGATAGTCTTGAAGGGAATTTGACATTTTTGCGGTGTAGCAGGAGAAAAGGTGAGTGTAGGCTGGCTTGCATTTGATCAAAAATGTTAAGGTGGGGGAAAGCCTGATAGAAGGTCAGAGAGGTACAGAGATTTCATACCATATAAAGCTTTATAGGGAAGTGTGGAGATTTTGAAGTCGTCAACCTTAAACCTGTGTTGTGGTCACTTATATTGGACTTGGACAAAATTCTTCCTGTTAAGTCCAGACTACAGTGGAGCTTCTCTGGATTTCGAGGCCCTGTTGAAGAGAACAGTGGAGTAGTTGGTTCTAGAGAAGAcaaatgttgcatttatttagcagatgcttttctccaaagccacttccaatgaacagtacatagtgttatcagcccacatatcttattcagcaaggtgacttacactgctagatacactaattacaatggctcactcatccatacatcagtggaacacacacactctctctcgtgtcactcacacattgagtgaacctgaatagcatgtctttggactacgggaggaaacccacgcagatatggggagaacatgcaaagtccacacaaactgagtagggatcgaacccatgtcctctcacactacccagccactgtgagacagtggcgttacttgctgtgccaccgtgccgtcTGTCTTATCAAGGTTTTCAGAAGCACAGTAAgcgtttgttgctttggagaaaagcatcaactgaatTAAATGTACACCTCTGAAGTGAAATTACTGAAACATGGAAGGACTGGTGAATGTCCTGCCTCTTGTCTAGGTTATTTGTTTACCAGCAGAAGACTTGTTCATTTTCAGTCTGAAATGTGCTTCATGTGTGCAACATGCTAGTGCCACCAAGGGACAATGGAATAACGTAATGCGAATAAATGTGTGCTGTGGAATGCAATATGAGTCATTACTAAACATCTCACTTCATGTGCCTCTTCCCATAGTGCCAGATGACCTCACCCCTgaggagaagcaggagctggagaacaTCCGGAGGCGCAAGCTGGAGCTATTAGAAGATATTCAGGTAcagagcagggctgcagcagtGCTCGCCATATTTACCTCTGTAGGGAGTCTTTTCGGTGGAATTTCTGGTATccctgtttgcatgtttgcacaTGTGCTCCGATTTCATGTCTGCAATCTCAAAATGTAACGCAACGGTTGACTTTGAAAACTCCAAGAAAAGCACACATGCGTTCACACCTGTCACCTCCCTTTTGTTCAGGGACTTGGCACGTCTTACCAAGCCTGCCTTGAGCTCCAGCGCCGTTTGATTTAATATGTAGTCCCACTGAGATGCCTTCCATAATGAAAAATCCAAGTACCACAAATCTTTACAGTGCCATTAGAAGATCCCTTATGAATATCATGGATGCTTTAGAGTGCAGGATGGCACTGGTGGGTCCCCAAAACATGGGTAGTGTTAAGGCTGTGTTGTCTGTGGACACCCTCCACAGATGTCCATTTGTGGCAACTTGATGTTTTGGGTTTTATTTTGACTCTGTAGCTGCATAACTTCATTTTCTTCCTTAAATTGTTGACCCACCCATCCATGAATCTGTCCATCCCCACTATAGACAGTTGCTGCCAATATATAGTTTCATGTTGGGCCAGTTAATTAATTTGGACTGATTTAATGTCAGAGGTgctcactggagcaattcagttgCCCTTGTTGCCAAAAACTGGACTTTAATCCCTGTCAGCTGCTTGGTCATTGTCTCTCAAATTGGATCCccttgtttcacagcacctctGTTTTGGTGATGCGTAACTAGTCATAGCGAACAGTCAGCAATACAGTCAACGAGGTTTTCATTGAACATATTTAAACCTACATCTACTTGGCACAAAAAATCCCAGGTTGTGTGACTATTAATTCTGTACACCAGGGCACGCTGGCCACGAGTGTTCCTGGACAGAGCCTTCTGCTTCTCTCCGTCTGCCTGTAGGGGTAGCAGGACACCCATGTGCTCTGATAACTATAGGGTGCAGAATCAGATTTGCCTTCCTACTGCTCTCACTTGCTTAGAGGTTGTCAGCCAGTTTCTTTATCACGTGATTTGATTTGGGTAAACAAGCTATTTGGAAGAAGAGATTCCTGCAGGTCCTCCGTTATTAGACCTGGCCGCCTTGTCAGTTTCAGTTAGGGCGCTCGCGTGTAGAAGAGCATCAGATGGCTTACAGCCAGGAAGAGAACAAGCAAATATCCTGGGGGCTGGTGTGAgaggggtcaaaggtcatgaCCCACTGAAGACAGCATTGTGCAGAGTTCacactgctaaataaatactcaTCCGCAGACTTCGAGACAACACCACACGCGTTTTGCTCAGGTTCTCATATGGGCTGACATGCAAACCTTTGTACCTccccctgcttggggtggcgcCTTCATCATAATTCACCATTAATTTCCTGATGATAAATGAAAGGATGACCGTTTTGCGTGTTGCCTTTACTCACCCCACCATCTCCACAGCGTCTCAAGGATGAGATAGCAGAGGTGACCAGTGAGATTGAGAACCTGGGTTCCACTGAAGAGAGGTAAGGTTGTCTTGTTTACATACTAATGTTCAGTGCATGATCACTTCATGTGCCTGCAAACCTGCTGATTGGTgatcacaaaaaagaaaatattgcttGGTGTTTGGTTTGATGGGGATCTGGCTTTATCCTGGGCCTGGCCTGAAGTCTGCATGGtcaaatttgaaatgttttccccTCTTGTTGTAAGGAAAACCACAGCAATTCTTGTTGGGTTGGACAGAGGAGTATTGAGGTGGTTTTGGGTATTGGGAGTCTTGTCTGCCTTCCACAATAACCTGGTCAGGAGTTGTGCTTGTAACTCAGTGCATAAGGTGATATGCTTTGCTTCAGATACACAGAAGTGTCAAAATTTGACACCAGTAGAGATGTTGAGACTTTCAAAGTTTAGTCATTGCCATTTGTTTACAAGTATGCTCCAGCCGAGTTTTCCGAATGGACGGCATTTAATTTCTgttggttttctttttaactgcagGTTGCTTtagtaccttttttttaaaccagctaTCTGGCTAAAATTCACTCTGTTCCTAAACCTCAGATTCTCACTACTGAAATCCCCATTCCTGTCCATTTTTTCCTAATGAACCCTGGCGAATAGTCATAGCATCTACAAAGGTCATTGAGAAAAGCCACCCCCACCACAATCCCTTTTTctgtttgaatgtttttgtgATGACAGTAAAGGTCCTCAGCATTTTTTCCATCACATTAGTCAGTGCCACACCCATCAGTTCCTTTAGTGCATCTTATTGCATCATGGAGTCCTTTTAAGAACAAGAGACAATGGCACGTATTAAATTAGCTGATGACCTCAAGTATTACTAAGCAACATAAAGACCAGGAATTTATCTGTGCAAACCAGTGAGCTATTTTATTTATGGCTGGCATTTTGGCTAATTGAGGGTAAACAATCTATTGGCTCCCTATGGAATGACATGCAGTGCTTCTAATACCGTAAGATTAGCTAGTCCTATTCTTTGGAAAGcttcttaattttattgttttggaaATGTGTGGCTTGTGTAATACAAAATGTGGTGGTATTAATGATTTCTTTGTGTAATGATGACTGTCTCTGAGCTTGTCTTGGTCTCACTGTGTtgcaggaagaacatgcagaggAACAAACAGGTGGCCATGGGCCGGAAGAAATTCAACATGGACCCGAAAAAggtaaagcactttgaaaatGAGAAACAGACTGATCActcagtgtctgtctgtctgtctgtgcatgTGCGTGCTCGCGTGCATGCCTGTGTTGGTTGTTTATGTTGATCTGATTGCTTAGATATGGTGGTTTGCCCAcatgatgggtttttttttttttgtttgttccaaATAGGGCATCCAGTTCCTTATTGAGAACGAACTGCTGAAAAACACACGTGAGGACATTGCTCAGTTCCTGTACAAGGGGGAGGGGCTTAACAAGACAGCCATTGGTGACTACCTGGGGGAGAGGTTTGTACCACAGtttcctgttttgttgtttgttttgcttgtgtgtgcgcgcatctCCTGGAGGTACATCTTTTTCACACACTCCTGTTAAATGATGAGCACAAACTACTATTAATGAACCTTTTCATATTTATGAAGACTGTACACAAAGGTTTATATGTAGTCTGCCAATGTATGGCACCCCCCCTGGCCTCACCTTTCTTATAAGTTTGATATGAGCACATTAATGGGAGAAGCTGAGATTGTGACTAGTGAAGAAGGGGTGACAGTGGTAGCTCCTCATGAATATGTTACAGGCTAGTATTTTATTTAACGCCATCTTAAGTGGCAGAAtttcccccccaccaccacccaagGGAGCTCTGCAGTCCCATGTGTGATATCTCTTGCTCACAAGTCACCGGGGTCAGGAGTGATGTAATGCTTCACAGGAAATGTGTGAAGATGCTAAAAGCCCAAGCCTCACACCACATATGCACCACCCCCATCcctgctttttctgtttttttttttttttttttttttgcctgaaatGCTCTCTTTGCGCCTTTCTCTTGCAGGGATGAGTTCAACATTCTTGTTCTCCACGCCTTTGTGGAGTTGCATGAATTCACAGACCTAAACCTGGTACAGGCCCTCAGGTGAGACACCCGCCACTGGACTCATTAACCTAGGGGCTCCATTAATTATTAGTATTCCACCATGGCCCTTATAAAACCGACATTGCTGACCTCCTCTGTACTGTCTGCCTATAGACAATTTTTGTGGAGTTTCCGACTGCCAGGAGAAGCACAGAAAATCGACCGTATGATGGAAGCCTTTGCACAGCGCTACTGCCAGTGTAATCCTGGAGTCTTCCAgtccacaggtgtgtgtgcgcacacgtgCATGCTCGATACAGAGTGGTGACCATCCCACACCACTCCCTGTCTCTGGGCATTTTCAGATCTAACTGCCGAAGGGTCCCCCTGGCACGTTGATGCCACAGGGTACATAAAAGAGCTGAACTAGTTGTTTGTTCCTGCTGATTTGGACAAACAGCTTGGCAGTGCTATGTCACCAGAACTTGTCACACAGCAGTCCTTCACTGCCACGTGTTcatgctttctctctctctcgcgcacacacacacctttgcatGAATCACACCCAGCCCCTGTCCTAGCACCCCACCCTAAACCGTGTAACGGGCATGTATATTCAGTGTGCATTAACCAGTCATGTCTGTCTGACACACAACATTCTGTCAGTCCTAATAGAGGGTTGTGCTGAAGACTGGTGAGAAGTGGCTGGTTTGCTCTCTGTTGGTAGACACACAGTTATGCAGTACTGTGTCTTTCACAGACACGTGCTACATCCTGTCCTTTGCCATCATCATGCTGAACACCAGCCTCCACAATCCCAATGTGAAGGACAAGCCCACACTGGAACGCTTCATCTCCATGAACCGAGGCATAAACGACGGGGGCGACCTGCCTGATGAATTACTGCGGGTCAGCGCAACTTTGCCTGTTCTCTTCCTCACTCACAATAGTGTTATGATTGTGTGTTTTGGCATGATAGCTTTTGTTCTGTCGTGTTGTCATCACGTGGACCTCTTGTGCGTGCTGGTCCCCCCTTCAGAACCTCTACGACAGCATCAAAAACGAACCCTTTAAAATCCCTGAGGATGACGGCAATGATCTAA
Protein-coding sequences here:
- the LOC108922545 gene encoding cytohesin-1-like isoform X1, which produces MVLKSEEGVVPDDLTPEEKQELENIRRRKLELLEDIQRLKDEIAEVTSEIENLGSTEERKNMQRNKQVAMGRKKFNMDPKKGIQFLIENELLKNTREDIAQFLYKGEGLNKTAIGDYLGERDEFNILVLHAFVELHEFTDLNLVQALRQFLWSFRLPGEAQKIDRMMEAFAQRYCQCNPGVFQSTDTCYILSFAIIMLNTSLHNPNVKDKPTLERFISMNRGINDGGDLPDELLRNLYDSIKNEPFKIPEDDGNDLTHTFFNPDREGWLLKLGGRVKTWKRRWFILTDNCLYYFEYTTDKEPRGIIPLENLSIREVEDKKPNCFELFIPDNKDQVIKACKTEADGRVVEGNHTFYRISAPTAEEKDEWINSIKAAISRDPFYEMLAARKKKVSSMKRH
- the LOC108922545 gene encoding cytohesin-1-like isoform X4, translating into MPDDLTPEEKQELENIRRRKLELLEDIQRLKDEIAEVTSEIENLGSTEERKNMQRNKQVAMGRKKFNMDPKKGIQFLIENELLKNTREDIAQFLYKGEGLNKTAIGDYLGERDEFNILVLHAFVELHEFTDLNLVQALRQFLWSFRLPGEAQKIDRMMEAFAQRYCQCNPGVFQSTDTCYILSFAIIMLNTSLHNPNVKDKPTLERFISMNRGINDGGDLPDELLRNLYDSIKNEPFKIPEDDGNDLTHTFFNPDREGWLLKLGGGRVKTWKRRWFILTDNCLYYFEYTTDKEPRGIIPLENLSIREVEDKKPNCFELFIPDNKDQVIKACKTEADGRVVEGNHTFYRISAPTAEEKDEWINSIKAAISRDPFYEMLAARKKKVSSMKRH
- the LOC108922545 gene encoding cytohesin-1-like isoform X3, whose translation is MEGEEHVPDDLTPEEKQELENIRRRKLELLEDIQRLKDEIAEVTSEIENLGSTEERKNMQRNKQVAMGRKKFNMDPKKGIQFLIENELLKNTREDIAQFLYKGEGLNKTAIGDYLGERDEFNILVLHAFVELHEFTDLNLVQALRQFLWSFRLPGEAQKIDRMMEAFAQRYCQCNPGVFQSTDTCYILSFAIIMLNTSLHNPNVKDKPTLERFISMNRGINDGGDLPDELLRNLYDSIKNEPFKIPEDDGNDLTHTFFNPDREGWLLKLGGGRVKTWKRRWFILTDNCLYYFEYTTDKEPRGIIPLENLSIREVEDKKPNCFELFIPDNKDQVIKACKTEADGRVVEGNHTFYRISAPTAEEKDEWINSIKAAISRDPFYEMLAARKKKVSSMKRH
- the LOC108922545 gene encoding cytohesin-1-like isoform X2; amino-acid sequence: MEKGKQGTVPDDLTPEEKQELENIRRRKLELLEDIQRLKDEIAEVTSEIENLGSTEERKNMQRNKQVAMGRKKFNMDPKKGIQFLIENELLKNTREDIAQFLYKGEGLNKTAIGDYLGERDEFNILVLHAFVELHEFTDLNLVQALRQFLWSFRLPGEAQKIDRMMEAFAQRYCQCNPGVFQSTDTCYILSFAIIMLNTSLHNPNVKDKPTLERFISMNRGINDGGDLPDELLRNLYDSIKNEPFKIPEDDGNDLTHTFFNPDREGWLLKLGGGRVKTWKRRWFILTDNCLYYFEYTTDKEPRGIIPLENLSIREVEDKKPNCFELFIPDNKDQVIKACKTEADGRVVEGNHTFYRISAPTAEEKDEWINSIKAAISRDPFYEMLAARKKKVSSMKRH